The Paenibacillus mucilaginosus 3016 genome includes the window TGAGCCGCGCCGCGCGCGTATAGCCCACGCGCATCCGGCGCTGGAGCAGGGAGACGGACGCCTGCTTCGCTTCGAGAATAATCTGCACAGCCTGGTCGTAGAGCTCGTCCTCGTACTGGTCCCCGTCGTCCTGCTTCTCTTCGACCATGGGGACCATGTCCTCGACGTACTCCGCCTGTCCCTGCGTCCGAACATAGTTCACGACCGCTTCGACCTCCTGGTCGGAGAGGAACGCGCCCTGCACCCGCACCGGCTTGGAAGCGCCCATCGGCAGGTAGAGCATGTCCCCGCGGCCGAGCAGCTTCTCGGCGCCCGCAGAGTCCAGAATCGTACGCGAGTCGACCTGCGACGATACGCCGAAGGCAATCCGCGATGGAATATTGGCCTTGATGACGCCGGTAATGACGTCGACGGACGGGCGCTGGGTCGCGATGATGAGGTGGATTCCGGCCGCTCTGGCCATCTGGGCCAGCCGGCAGATCGCATCCTCGACATCATTGGCCGCGACCATCATCAGATCCGCGAGCTCGTCCACGATCACGACGATATAAGGCAGCGGCGCACCGGTCTGCGTCTCCAGGAGCATCGTATTGTAGCCCTCGATGTTCCGCGTGCCGCTCTTGGAGAACAGCTCATAGCGCTTCTCCATCTCGACGACGACCTTCTTCAGCGCCAGCGAAGCGCGCTTCGGATCGGTGACGACCGGTGCCAGCAGGTGCGGAATGCCGTTATACACATTGAGCTCGACCATCTTCGGGTCGATCATCAGGAACTTGACTTCGTCGGGCTTCGCCTTGTAGAGCACGCTGGTAATAATGCCGTTGATACACACGGATTTACCCGAGCCTGTGGCCCCGGCAACGAGCATATGCGGCATCCGGGCCAGGTTGCCCACAATCGGCTGGCCGGAGATATCCCGCCCGAAGGTAATCGACAGCTTGGAGGCCGCATCCTGGAAGGCGCTGCTCTCCATAACCTCGCGCATCGTGACGACCGATACTTCCGAATTCGGCACCTCGATGCCGATCGCGGACTTGCCCGGGATCGGCGCCTCCATCCGGATGTCCTTGGCCGCAAGCGCCAGGGCGATGTCGTCGGTCAGCGAGACGATCCGCGACACCTTTACCCCAACATCCGGCTGGATTTCGTAGCGGGTCACCGCCGGGCCCCGGACCACTTCGAGCACCTTGGCACGGACGCCGAAGCTCTCAAGCGTCGCTTCGAGCTTGCGGGCCACCGCCTTGTAGTCCAGCGACTCGGCCCCCTTGCCCGATGCCGGCTTCGAGAGAAGGTTTAGCGGAGGCAGCTCGTAAGGGATGGCCAGCGGCTTGTTCTTGATATCAAACTCCTCGCCGCCTCCCGCTCCCTCTTCCGCGGCTGCTGATGCCGCGCCCGGACCGGCGACCGAAGCGGATGCGGCCGCCGGCACGGATTCATCCGGCTTGACGACCGTCTCCTGCTTCACCTGCTCCTGGAAATCACGGATGACCGGAATGGCCGGATCATGGGTACGCGTGAGCGGAGCGGGGATGTCGTCCACATCCTCCGCAGGCGTCGTGAACGCCCCACGGCCCTCCGTCTCGGCGGAATAGACGCTGACGCCTTCTTCCTCTTCGTCATCCCATTCAGACGTCTTCGCCTTCTTCTGCTTCTCCTCATCGGACCGGCTGCCCTTGATGAGCTCCATGAAGACCGAGCGCTTGCCCGTCTTCTGCCGGACCTTGCGCTGCGGCTTCACGGTCTCTTCATCGAGCTCGTCCGGCAGTTCGTCCTCGTCCTCCGACTCGTAAGCGGCTGCCGCAGCCTCGGCGGCTTTGCGCTTCTTCTCCGCCGCGGCCGCAGCCTTCGCCGCCTGCTTCTGACGTTCCTGCAGCTTGCGCTGCAGATAACGGCCGAACAGCGTGTCCTTGAACGCTTTGCGTCCTCTCACCTTGTCCACGATGTCCGCGACGGACAGCCCCGTCACCATCATAAAGCCTGCGGCGAACAGCATATACTGGATCAGCCGGGCGCCGAGATTGCTGAAGAGCATGAAGAGCACGGAATACAGCGAGGCGCCGATCATGCCGCCGCCCACTTCATCCTGCAGAATCCGCTGCCCCTGCTCTGTCGGCTTCAGCCCCTGCTTCAAGCTGTACCACGTCTGCGACCAGATCTCACTCCCTGTAAAGTCCGCCTTCGGATACAGCTGGGCGAACACCGAGATATGGCTCATGAGCAGCAGGGACAGCAAGATGAGGGCGATCCCGTATTTGCGCGGGGTGCGCCATACCGGCCATTCCCGCTTCATCATCGCATAGAGGCCGGCATAGATGAAGACGAGCGGAATAACAAAATCCCAGGTTCCGATCAGAAAGCGGAACAAGTATGTAAGTGATCGGGCCACGGAGCCCTCTCGCGACAGTGCGATAATGGAGAGAGTCAGAATCGCGATCCCGTACAGTTCGAACTTCACATTTGTTTTGATTCCTTTGCCCTTTTTCCTTTTCTTGGACAAGGCCGCTCACCCCCGAGGAACCATTATACCATAACCTGGGGGCAAAACGGTAAAAGGACCAAAGTTCGGCGGAGCCGGTTATTCGGCTGCCGGTACCGGCTGGAACTCAATCAGGCGGCCCGGCGAAAACTGCGGATTGAGATAATCCTGGGGGTTGCCGCTAAGCAGACGGACGATCGTCGCCTGCTGGCCGTTCAGCGGCTGCACCTGCATCATCACGCCGTTCATGACAATCTCCACCGGAGCCTGGATCTCGCTCTCGATCCCCTCCATGACCGCTTCGATCGGAAGAATGGTATAGTGGCTCATTGCACCATACCCCCCGTACTGACCTTGCGGCGCTCCTCTATCAGGCCGCTCAGCTTGCGGATCGCATCGCCCACCCCGCCGATCTGGTCGATGAGTCCGTATTTGACCGCATCCGCGCCAATGACCGTCGTTCCGATATCGCGGGTCAGCTCTCCGGTTTTGAACATAAGTTCCTTGAACTTGCCTTCATCGACTCTGGAGTGACGGGTGACGAAGCGGATCACCCGCTCCTGCATTTTGTCGAGGTATTCGAAGGTCTGCGGCACCCCGATCACGAGGCCGTTCAGGCGGATCGGATGGATCGTCATCGTAGCGGTCTCGGCAATGATCGAATGGTTCGCCGATACGGCAATCGGCACCCCGATGCTGTGGCCCCCGCCGAGGACCAGCGTGACCGTCGGCTTGGAGAGCGTCGCGATCATCTCCGCGATGGCCAGGCCCGCTTCCACGTCACCGCCCACCGTATTCAGAATGATGAGCACGCCCTCGATCTTTGCGTTCTGTTCCGCTGCGACGAGCTGGGGAATCAGATGCTCGTACTTCGTTGTTTTGTTCTGCGGCGGAAGCACCATATGCCCTTCCACCTGCCCGATGATCGTCATGCAGAATATATTCGACTCTCCGCTCGGCGCTACCGTCTGTCCGAGCTGCTGGATCGTCTCGACCGTTGTTCCCTTCCGCACTTCTTCGCCCGGCGCGGCCGGCGGATTCTGCGGCGTTTGTTCCTGCTTGTTGTTGGACAAGATACGCACACTCCCCAGGGTTCTTATACAATCTCCTATAGTATGGGACAGGCGCCTGAAATTATGTAATGAAACGGCAAAAAGAGCTTTCACGCGCAGCAGCTCGCAAGCGCGGAAAGCTCTTCGGAATCTCATCAATGGGTTAAGTGACTAATGCCGACGCTCATACTTCCATAATAATCGGAAGGATCATCGGTCTTCTTCTGGTTTGTTCATAAAGGAATCGTCCGAGCGCATCCTTGACATGTGTCTTGAGCGACGCCCATTCATTGACATTTTCATTCATCAGCCGGTGCAGCGTCGATGTGACGATCCGGTTCGCCTCTTCAAGCAGCCCCTCCGACTCGCGGACATACACGAAGCCGCGGGAGATGATGTCAGGTCCCGACAGGATCGTGCCGTCCTGCTTGCTCAGCGTAACCACCACCACAAGGATGCCGTCCTGGGATAGCAGCTTGCGGTCGCGCAGAACGATGTTCCCTACGTCGCCGACGCCGAGGCCGTCGATGAGGATGTTGCCCGCCTGAACCTTGGAGCCCTTGCGTGCTACTCCATCCTGGATCTCGACCACATCGCCGTTATCGACAATAAAGATGTCCTCGCGCGACACGCCCACCGATTCGGCCAGGAGACCGTGCTGGCGGAGCATCCGGTATTCGCCGTGGACCGGGATGAAGTACTTCGGACGCATGATGTTCAGCATGAGCTTCAGCTCTTCCTGGGAGCCGTGGCCCGATACGTGGACTCCGGTGATCGAACCCGGGCCGTAGATCACATGCGCCCCGATCCGCATCAGCTCGTCCACCGTACGGCCCACATACCGCTCGTTGCCCGGAATCGGCGTAGCCGCGATGATCACGGTGTCGCCCGGCAGGATGTCCACCTTGCGGTGTGTGGAGCGGGCCATGCGTGTAAGCGCCGACATCGGTTCTCCCTGCGAGCCTGTGGAGAGTATCGCCACGCGGTCCGCCGCCAGCTTGTTCACTTCCTCCGGCTCAATCAGCATGCCTTCGGGAATGTGCAGATAACCGAGCTCGCTTGCGATCGTCACGACGTTGACCATGCTGCGGCCGATGACCGTCAGCTTCCGCTTGGTCGTTACGCAGGCATCGATGACCTGCTGAATCCGGTGGATGTTCGAGGCGAACGTGGCGATGATGACACGCTGCTTCGCCTTGCGGAACACCTCTTCAATCTCCGCTCCGACGCTGCGCTCCGAACCGGTATAGCCCGGGCGCTCGGCGTTCGTACTGTCGGACATCAGAGCCAGAACGCCCTTGTGTCCGATGGCCGCCATGCGGTGCAGATCCGCATACTGCTCGTTGACCGGAGTCTGGTCGAATTTGAAGTCTCCGGTATGGACTACGTTGCCCTCCGGCGTCTCCAGGCAGACCCCGACGGAATCCGGGATGCTGTGATTCGTTTTAAAGAACGTCGCCGTCATCGTGCCCAATTCCAGCTCGGAATCCGCCGTAATGACGATCCGCTTCGTCTCGCCCAGCAGGTTGGCTTCCTTCAGCTTGGTCTCGATCAGCCCCATCGTCAGCCTTGTCCCGTATACCGGCACGTTCAGGTGCTTGAGCACGTAAGGCAGACCGCCGATATGGTCTTCATGGCCGTGGGTGATGATGATGCCGCGGATCTTATCCCGGTTCTCCGTCAGGTACGAGATGTCCGGAATGACGATGTCAATGCCGAGCATGTCCTCCTCCGGGAACTTCAGACCGCAATCGATGACGACAATATCCTGATTGTATTGAACAACGTACATATTCTTACCAATTTCGCCCACGCCGCCCAGGGCAAAGATCGATAGTTTCTCCGTATTTTTCTTAGACAATGTTGATAAACCTCCTCCAATTAATTGACGACGATTTCATTATGAGCTGCAAACCATTAAATACCGCACCAGTCACTTGCAACCATTATACATGATAAAAAGTTCCATTTACAAGCGAAGCCCGGATCAGGGGGGTAACCCGTCCGATACCTGTTCACCTTAGCAGTTTTTCCCAGATGATAAGCGCTTACACGATTCTTTTAAAATAACCCGGTGCCGCAGGGGCACCGGGTTTTCCGGCCTGACGTAATGCCGCTTTATTCGAACAGGGAAGCGATGAATTTCCGTTCGGCCTCGTTGGCCTCCACCAGCGGCAGGCGTACGCCTCCGGCCGGCAGCCCTTTGAGCGACAGGGCAGCCTTCACCGGAGCCGGGCTCGGGAAGGTGAACAAGCCGCCGAAGACCGGCAGCAGCTGCCCGTGCAGCTT containing:
- a CDS encoding YlzJ-like family protein; the protein is MSHYTILPIEAVMEGIESEIQAPVEIVMNGVMMQVQPLNGQQATIVRLLSGNPQDYLNPQFSPGRLIEFQPVPAAE
- a CDS encoding ClpP family protease; protein product: MSNNKQEQTPQNPPAAPGEEVRKGTTVETIQQLGQTVAPSGESNIFCMTIIGQVEGHMVLPPQNKTTKYEHLIPQLVAAEQNAKIEGVLIILNTVGGDVEAGLAIAEMIATLSKPTVTLVLGGGHSIGVPIAVSANHSIIAETATMTIHPIRLNGLVIGVPQTFEYLDKMQERVIRFVTRHSRVDEGKFKELMFKTGELTRDIGTTVIGADAVKYGLIDQIGGVGDAIRKLSGLIEERRKVSTGGMVQ
- a CDS encoding ribonuclease J; amino-acid sequence: MSKKNTEKLSIFALGGVGEIGKNMYVVQYNQDIVVIDCGLKFPEEDMLGIDIVIPDISYLTENRDKIRGIIITHGHEDHIGGLPYVLKHLNVPVYGTRLTMGLIETKLKEANLLGETKRIVITADSELELGTMTATFFKTNHSIPDSVGVCLETPEGNVVHTGDFKFDQTPVNEQYADLHRMAAIGHKGVLALMSDSTNAERPGYTGSERSVGAEIEEVFRKAKQRVIIATFASNIHRIQQVIDACVTTKRKLTVIGRSMVNVVTIASELGYLHIPEGMLIEPEEVNKLAADRVAILSTGSQGEPMSALTRMARSTHRKVDILPGDTVIIAATPIPGNERYVGRTVDELMRIGAHVIYGPGSITGVHVSGHGSQEELKLMLNIMRPKYFIPVHGEYRMLRQHGLLAESVGVSREDIFIVDNGDVVEIQDGVARKGSKVQAGNILIDGLGVGDVGNIVLRDRKLLSQDGILVVVVTLSKQDGTILSGPDIISRGFVYVRESEGLLEEANRIVTSTLHRLMNENVNEWASLKTHVKDALGRFLYEQTRRRPMILPIIMEV
- a CDS encoding FtsK/SpoIIIE family DNA translocase, giving the protein MSKKRKKGKGIKTNVKFELYGIAILTLSIIALSREGSVARSLTYLFRFLIGTWDFVIPLVFIYAGLYAMMKREWPVWRTPRKYGIALILLSLLLMSHISVFAQLYPKADFTGSEIWSQTWYSLKQGLKPTEQGQRILQDEVGGGMIGASLYSVLFMLFSNLGARLIQYMLFAAGFMMVTGLSVADIVDKVRGRKAFKDTLFGRYLQRKLQERQKQAAKAAAAAEKKRKAAEAAAAAYESEDEDELPDELDEETVKPQRKVRQKTGKRSVFMELIKGSRSDEEKQKKAKTSEWDDEEEEGVSVYSAETEGRGAFTTPAEDVDDIPAPLTRTHDPAIPVIRDFQEQVKQETVVKPDESVPAAASASVAGPGAASAAAEEGAGGGEEFDIKNKPLAIPYELPPLNLLSKPASGKGAESLDYKAVARKLEATLESFGVRAKVLEVVRGPAVTRYEIQPDVGVKVSRIVSLTDDIALALAAKDIRMEAPIPGKSAIGIEVPNSEVSVVTMREVMESSAFQDAASKLSITFGRDISGQPIVGNLARMPHMLVAGATGSGKSVCINGIITSVLYKAKPDEVKFLMIDPKMVELNVYNGIPHLLAPVVTDPKRASLALKKVVVEMEKRYELFSKSGTRNIEGYNTMLLETQTGAPLPYIVVIVDELADLMMVAANDVEDAICRLAQMARAAGIHLIIATQRPSVDVITGVIKANIPSRIAFGVSSQVDSRTILDSAGAEKLLGRGDMLYLPMGASKPVRVQGAFLSDQEVEAVVNYVRTQGQAEYVEDMVPMVEEKQDDGDQYEDELYDQAVQIILEAKQASVSLLQRRMRVGYTRAARLIDTMEARGVVGPYEGSKPREVLMSLEQYQVMRMSS